The DNA window TTACTTGATATCTGTTCCGTTTTGTTCGGTTCATCAGTAGAATTAGGCTTAGAGGTGTTGCAGCAAGGACAGCTGATAACAGAACTGTTATTTCTAACAAAGCATCCTGGACATTCCCAAGAATCTTTGCTTGGTTTAAATTTGTTcattatttcagaattattaGATCTTTCCCGCGTTCCTGCCCAGGCTTCCTGCCAGGCTGTACTAGTGTTCAATTTTTGCACAGACGATTCCGTAACATTATTTGTCTGCTTCGgttttgtttttacaatagTAGGTTTAGATGCATTGCAGCAAGGACACGTAATAACGTTCGCAACGTTCCTTAGTAAACAACCGGAGCATTCCCACGATCCTTCGGCAGGTTTAAACTTCTCCATTAGATCGGAATTTTGAGATTTAACAGTTTGTTGCATTGTAGAACTACTTCCTGATTTCGGTGTAGTGCATGCTACACATGTGTTGTCACTTTGTTTATTCCTTACACAGCAAGTCGAACATTCCCATTGATGTGTAGACAGTTTAAATTGAGAACCAAAGCAATCGACTGGTACGATCGGTTTTGTCTCTAAAACCGTATCCGTTGTTGATGTTGAGGGCGatgtagtttttttattagaatcgGATCGAGAAATTTTACATGCAGCGCACTGTTTGTCTGCACCATTGTTCCTAATCATACATTCATTACATTCCCAAGACGACTCTGTACTGTGAGTTCGTGTGATATCTAAATCTGAGCCGGCAAATGTACTGACAGTCTTGTCAGAGTGTATTGTTTCAGAAGCCAATCCTGAGTTTGACTgtccaattaaattaaattccatttttttagATGTAGAAGAGAATACATCCATAATATTTCCTGATTTTAATTCTTGCGATGTTGCAGACTCGACGGAATTATTCTTGCTGCTTTTTAGTTTTGCTTTTAATCTGGGAGCTGTGGATGAGCCACTCCAAATGAAATTTGGTACGGATGTAATCGCACGATCAACAGTAGATTTATTTTCTGTTGTTGAATGCAAATTTGAATCACTTGCGCAGTCTTCGGCGTTGATCGGATTACTGAAGGTAAATTTGTTAACAGACTGCAAACTTTTCCCAATATCTGTCACCTTGATAGGGCTAGCAAATGTAAAAGTGTTTTCTTTGTTAGCTGTAGTTTTGCCTGTGGAATGTGAAACAGGGGGTGATAgggtaaaattgaaattgggTAATGTTGTTATTGGCAGAGGTATGTTTGGCAAATTTACAGGCGCCACCGTTTCTTCCTGTTCtagatttattttagatttgcCCTTCAACTTGCCGCGGTACTTTTCACTTTCAGTATCTTCCGTTctagaaaaaatagatttaatatttattttagaaaaatacagATTTGTATACGAGTAAATATACGAAATTATACCTCAGTCGATATTCCTGTGGTGGCGGAGGTGGATTGCTACGAGCGGAAACGATCTTTCTAGCCATAAGAGTTGtatcttgtaatttttgcCTTCGTCTTAACTTCAATATATCGGGGACGGTTGGTACTGTTAATTCGCGCGTCAAATGACGCAAACCTATTCTAGCGGATGGGTTTGCTGTCTCTTCTCGCGCTCTTTTTTTGCTCGTTGCCAAAGACACAGCATTATTCGCGTTTTTTAACGGAATTTTCTTCGCGTCAGATATAGGCGACGAGAAATGTTCTAGTGCGTCTAATATCTTTTTAGCAGTTTGACTCATACCCGATGAATCAACTCCATCAGAAGGCTTGACTTCAACATTGGTTCTCCTCGGCACTTTAAGttgtatctaaaataaatacatagagCATTGTAACTCTGATTatatcaacaaataataaatttttatttaactcaaaaataattctagAAACAAGGaactaaattttcttaaaaaaaaaaaaaaaaaaaagagagattaaGGTACGTACGTCGTTTGaattgctaaaaatatttcgacTTCGTTTGTAAAGACCTGCTGCATTTGCACCACCGAAAGTAATATTGCCACTATAAAAGGGAGAGGATAGCGGAGATGCGCGGTCTATAGCGTTTGTTACAATTGATGCATTAAAACTTGGCCTGCGACTACTTAAAGTATCACGAGAATTACTGTCTAGAAACAAGGATCTTGGAGATTGTAAATGATTtgctgaaacaaaaaaaaaaaatttgtataatacatGCAccaatgcattattttttaaaagttgcaATTTTCAACTAAAATTTCAGCAACACATTTAATAGcatatttatgataaacttttatataatataaacttttatacaatatatgatttatactTACTAAATGTCAATTTATCATCAGCGTGTCTCTTTCTACTAGTAAAAGtcgaattatataataaatttgatgggCCTTCATGCCTATTTATTTGTGGGATAAGCGAACTACAACCACTGGTACTTTCACTGGACTCCGAATTATCATCCATTCCATTTGCTATTCCATTATTGGTTGACGAAGCTAGCGAATTTAAGTCAGACCTATGAGACGTTACGGTCCTAATATCCGCTTGTATCGCAGAAGTCGAGGATATTAAACGGCTTATTCCACTTGGTCCAGCTGTCGCAGGTTCCAGAAAATCTTCTGTctgtaaataagttttaataagcAAAGTTCATCTACCTTCAAGTTTGTCGTCTCTCAAATTCGTTCAGTTACCATGTCGTTATGAATAGAGTACTGCTCTTTAGGTTCAACTGTGGTTTTAGCTCTAGATTGTATAGAAAATGTGCCAGGTGGATGGATCACATCCATGCGAATGCGTGCTCGCTTGTTAGGAGGCTGTTGCGCATCATCCTCTAGCTCCATTTCCACAATATTCTCTCTACTGTCTAACACAGTCTCGTTACCTTGAGAGGTATTGAACCACTTACTAATCCATGAGGACTGTGGTATAAAATCTGTTACCTTGGTCGCCACTTTTCTTACAAATGACTGCAAAGAATATACACAGATATAtgtaatgtacatacatatatatatatatatatatatatatatgcaaatattaatacaagtttaatattataatatatatttaattatattcatatattttgtgtgcatttaattaaaaataatttttaagcgGAACATACGtgattatatttctattaaatgttAAGCTCAAACATACTATAATGTTGAGATACAAGGGAATACATTCAAATTTCaaggatataaaataatataatattagttgAAGCTacgtagaataaaataatgatgtaACACTTGCgaattttgtatgaaaaataacatCCTGTTGAAAGCATGGAGCTCCATGGAGCTTACACTTTTCATATGGTTAGGTCGCACAAGTAGAATACATATTTCaagttacattttaaattacgtTACATTACACACTTGGTTAGGTTGCGCAAGTAAAggatatgtattttaaactgCATTTTAAATTGCGTTATATTACGCAATACAAAAGACAATGACAGTTTCAACAATGCTAGGATCTCATGTGCTAAAACTGTTTAAGTGCATATGATAAATGTAACCGTGACAAGATTTGAAGCGCGAAGAAGACCTACGCAGAGTGCGCAATGCTCGCAGCTCAGCAAGGGAGAcgcgaggaagaaaaagagatagaaaaaaggaagagggAGAAACGTAGAGGAAGGCAATTCGCATTTCTTAAACCCAGAGGGTTATGTGGACGGAGATGTCCTTTTTTGCGACGTCTCAATTCGGAGTTGTGCTGATTTAAAACGCGTCCTCGCATCTTAAATCTGAGGACTCGTCACGCGCGCACGAGAGACGCGAGGCACAAATAGGAGATTGAGGTTATCGTCGGGTCTCATCCACCTAACCGTGACACCGTAGATATCGCATGGGGACGCCTCGCGTAGGGAAAGGGCGGGCATGCGGGACACCACGCGGCGAGGAGTCGGCGCTCGACGTCGTCGGTCCGATCATCATGCTATCTTGACGGCCGATACGAAGGGGCGCGCGACCCGTCGCCACCATCCCGCTCACGATCGTACGCCGTACCGAGGCTACTCACGTTGTTCGCGTCGTAGGGCTTCGCGTTGCGCGACGACGGCCGCCTGCCGGCCGGATTGCTGCCTTCTCTGGGCATGATTAACCACTTTTCACTCTCCTAGTCTTTCACTGTCGCTGCACCGACGACCGTTACGAAATGCACGCGCGCGTCGCGACCATCGCCTCCCTGGGAAAATTTGGTCACCGCCAGAACCGCGCACCACCTTTCCTGCTTTCCGTGGACGAGAGAGAGCCACGAGAGGAAATATGGCCGCGTTCGGGGATCACGAAGACCGCCACCGGGGCGCCAGCAGGCTTCCTTTAAATCGCACCCGACTGCGCCTGTGCCGATCACGTGACTTGAACGCGTTGCGCGTTCCCCtaccgccgccgcgccgttcGACCAATCGGAAGCGCAAATACTGAACTCTGCGCACCTTTCGATCCGACGTGCTGTACGCGACGAAAGCGACGCGGTACACTGTACAGCCAATCGCGTTGTACATTGCACACGCGTATTTCTGGAAAGTGCTGAAAAAGAGGCCTCcataaatacagaaaaaacttGACTATAAATTCTATCATAGCTCTTTGGACTATTTTATTACCAAGAGTTCTCTGCATATCGCTCaagaatttagaattaaattgaaatgttaCGATTTAAGTGACTACTTTTGAAAAGCTTATTCGGACAACGGAATATTATTTACCGTATGGATTACTCATTATATTGCCTGTGACAGCCGTTAACAAATACGCAGCAAACGCAGTGTGAACTGTGGTGAactgtgtgtgtatgtgtagcGTGATACTTTACGACCTTTACGTTGTTTGACGAAGGTTTGTAATAATACTCTTTGATTTATTGATACATGgagaaatattacttttatttggaacgttgtaatattttgaaataaagtatttatatgaaaGTGCTTGTTATTTCatgaaatacaattttttttaacctgtatgttttataatactaacgttatctttaaatatgtatttcattAAACATTATGTACATACTGATAATTTGTAAGGaagattgataaataatttttgtatacatagttttattattgaatttttattatatcaaataaaaagtatctttGAACTTGATTTGTAGCACAttgaaatttggaaaaaaaaacatgcaacATGTACtgatattaatgatataatataattaatataattaatgtagatGGAGAGCGATTACGACGACGACCGTAGTGGTTGGGGAGACGAGATGAATCGAAGCATTGATGAATGTAGCGGGGAAGATACATTCGATAATCCACAGGAAGTACTGAACGAGTGCTTGGATAAGTTCAAAACAGCTGACTATATAATGGAGCCTGGCATTTTCGCCCaacttaaaagatattttcaagCTGGAGGAAATCCTGAACAAGTCATAGAATTGTTGTCTAAGAATTATACAGCTTGCGCACAAACAGCAAATTTACTTGCAGAATGGTTGATCCTTGCTGGAGTAAAGGTCACTGATGTGCAGGCAATGGTGGAAAACAATTTAAAGGACAT is part of the Monomorium pharaonis isolate MP-MQ-018 chromosome 2, ASM1337386v2, whole genome shotgun sequence genome and encodes:
- the LOC105829398 gene encoding nuclear pore complex protein Nup153, which codes for MPREGSNPAGRRPSSRNAKPYDANNSFVRKVATKVTDFIPQSSWISKWFNTSQGNETVLDSRENIVEMELEDDAQQPPNKRARIRMDVIHPPGTFSIQSRAKTTVEPKEQYSIHNDMTEDFLEPATAGPSGISRLISSTSAIQADIRTVTSHRSDLNSLASSTNNGIANGMDDNSESSESTSGCSSLIPQINRHEGPSNLLYNSTFTSRKRHADDKLTFTNHLQSPRSLFLDSNSRDTLSSRRPSFNASIVTNAIDRASPLSSPFYSGNITFGGANAAGLYKRSRNIFSNSNDIQLKVPRRTNVEVKPSDGVDSSGMSQTAKKILDALEHFSSPISDAKKIPLKNANNAVSLATSKKRAREETANPSARIGLRHLTRELTVPTVPDILKLRRRQKLQDTTLMARKIVSARSNPPPPPQEYRLRTEDTESEKYRGKLKGKSKINLEQEETVAPVNLPNIPLPITTLPNFNFTLSPPVSHSTGKTTANKENTFTFASPIKVTDIGKSLQSVNKFTFSNPINAEDCASDSNLHSTTENKSTVDRAITSVPNFIWSGSSTAPRLKAKLKSSKNNSVESATSQELKSGNIMDVFSSTSKKMEFNLIGQSNSGLASETIHSDKTVSTFAGSDLDITRTHSTESSWECNECMIRNNGADKQCAACKISRSDSNKKTTSPSTSTTDTVLETKPIVPVDCFGSQFKLSTHQWECSTCCVRNKQSDNTCVACTTPKSGSSSTMQQTVKSQNSDLMEKFKPAEGSWECSGCLLRNVANVITCPCCNASKPTIVKTKPKQTNNVTESSVQKLNTSTAWQEAWAGTRERSNNSEIMNKFKPSKDSWECPGCFVRNNSSVISCPCCNTSKPNSTDEPNKTEQISSNGFGDKFKKPEGAWICDACMLQNDAKHMECVACQASKPGTVKSNESSNTISTLQFKFGVSQTCTTNSISGPCGFNFGIDKADNQSKSDATSPLNGFKFGNAQQNSGMAQFTFGIPKEQNKNEVSKTNSVTTSVNSIEFSFNVKSPEKSESIDQEAKQKTLFSMPKNDNLITDSEKQNVNIVSSVPSTIPSFTFGVQKTELDQSTSNQSTQKTSFATIVTESSKSVVTTNAVSISTNTTLPSLLTKKDTTKNISDTKPEPIFSFGVPSSISTATTTSTNATTTCLPTFAQSTFTFSNSKTSSQPATISSFGQVPTSSATLSTSVSIRGNKAPETTQSVSKVVNDTPAATPLFPSATPLFNNESKTTAFNTYKPCFTATGDKSLGYATPENKLPTFGSNTESKLPIFGAPETKLPVFNSPVTNPLSTFGKPNSSSAASSTFGSTNAPTFGNNTTSAFDGTTTTPSIFSTTKPNSSLFTFGSAASQQSASGGFNFSANVNPAVSSAKPLFTFGGNSSTPQSSNNTFGSGTFETNSAPTNAANFTFNPPKQETPAAFGQGAIATPIFGTPQANPQTQATSSFSSTPSSNTGFNFGSTAPIATPSGGFNFGAMPSTSTPTGGFNFNPPASAPTVAFDPNSRPSFNFTKGSAPTAFNAPPQSAAPPGRKIKKAFRRCVR